The following are encoded together in the Babesia microti strain RI chromosome II, complete genome genome:
- a CDS encoding RING zinc finger protein, putative (overlaps_old_locusTagID:BBM_II03565), with product MLEIYANNGPFVLKRLHIAVNQKSCDEEQLFARLSEYNAKQMVINEGLVIYPVADCQEISYTVLKCEPNCGILDNETLVFVDRCVKSLCRIQLLWVVPDDYFDKLMKTLFLMNDSSNITYIKSDYVTKLKNQNTVSGEGPFHISETMSINSKHEHRRTVSLNSNFDQPISILDQIDTPKSLINSIYRAKLEPFLRRNGAKIYFPGQIFYAGDLEFLVYAIYPPDKPGHITRDTEIYVSLDPWGEYQSVTIAPIRDTLPKIYDYDLHEDYLYPALNNKFKEAFRYGDSFNYLGVDFKITATYPYTSEFGCMRIGPNTQVTLGDPIDPTLADIIPSEDWNRIKMLSPRQQQIALHIAATQLDESAIQRITRTHSGQPKASYALINRLSASVERYKSPECGYDIFTKYGGSNLGYMFAEVVPDTKNICTICCQRFKNFDKFITLQCGHMFHWCCVRAWIRENLTCPNCRSLCG from the exons ATGCTAGAAATATACGCTAATAACGGGCCATTTGTGTTAAAAAGGCTACACATCGCGGTAAATCAGAAGTCTTGTGACGAAGAGCAGTTGTTTGCTAGGCTATCAGAATACAATGCGAAACAAATGGTAATTAATGAGGGTCTGGTAATATATCCCGTGGCCGATTGTCAAG AAATTTCTTATACAGTGCTAAAGTGCGAACCAAATTGTGGAATTCTGGACAACGAGACACTGGTGTTTGTGGACAGGTGTGTGAAGTCGCTATGCCGCATCCAATTACTATGGGTAGTTCCAGATGACTATTTTGACAAACTTATGAAGACACTATTTCTGATGAATGATTCAAGcaatattacatatatcAAAAGTGACTACGTAACTAAActtaaaaatcaaaatacGGTTTCGGGAGAAGGCCCGTTTCACATATCTGAAACTATGTCTATCAACTCAAAACATGAACATAGGAGGACTGTATCACTAAACTCAAACTTTGACCAACCCATAAGCATTTTAGATCAAATAGACACTCCTAAATCGctaattaattcaatttaccGAGCTAAATTGGAACCATTTCTGCGCAGAAATGGTGCAAAAATTTACTTTCCAGGGCAGATATTCTATGCAGGAGATCTCGAATTCTTGGTCTATGCTATATACCCACCAGATAAGCCAGGGCATATAACCCGTGACACT GAAATATACGTATCTCTGGATCCATGGGGAGAGTACCAGAGTGTAACAATCGCTCCAATAAGGGACACTTTGCCCAAGATTTACGATTACGATTTACACGAGGACTATCTCTACCCTGCCCTAAACAACAAATTCAAGGAAGCTTTCCGTTATGGTGACTCTTTCAATTACTTGGGAGTTGATTTCAAAATCACAGCCACCTATCCCTATACAAGCGAATTTGGCTGCATGAGGATAGGCCCAAACACGCAGGTGACGCTGGGGG ACCCGATCGACCCAACGTTGGCCGACATAATACCAAGCGAGGATTGGAATAGGATCAAAATGCTCTCTCCCAGGCAGCAGCAAATCGCACTACACATTGCGGCCACGCAGCTCGACGAGTCTGCCATACAAAGGATTACACGAACGCACAGCGGTCAACCCAAGGCGTCGTATGCTCTTATCAACAGGCTTTCTGCTAGTGTAGAAAGGTACAAATCGCCGGAATGCGGATATGACATTTTCACAAAGTACGGTGGTTCAAATTTGGGCTATATGTTTGCGGAAGTTGTTCCGgacacaaaaaatatttgcacTATTTGTTGCCAAAGGTTCAAGAATTTCGATAAGTTTATAACTTTGCAGTGCGGACACATGTTCCATTGGTGCTGCGTTAGAGCTTGGATAAGGGAGAACCTAAC
- a CDS encoding rhoGAP GTPase, putative (overlaps_old_locusTagID:BBM_II03575), with translation MITDSLLVFDSDGEQCTYNGYDYNTLHSMSKHEDYREFVDTSLVGDLGNSPLGYKVIVIIPAITNYACLNPEKSIRYAISKLHSVTKNPYALIICQTCAFWTDSHDFYFAKTWFDLLPRDHKLQLKKAYIIHSGYTVSTLMSLGSPLNGNASDKIIFLDKLSDALLQLDIKTKDNIRYFPYVVQRYEEIIMGLETPVTVFGSDFNSLCVRFGKPFKGLSRIPPFLSKLIKLLESQPCVTMKQLFDIQSDAPTLYGFIGDIESQGERVLTPTNIPALVYSFRLLLDSQYGGIMGPSSYHKLKLLGENPSDEFLENSIKNLISSQSIDHMSCVYLIILLFENLLKYSKTNELTLNYLGELFGGSFFRPHTPDPCCSKYIKTATRAITMMVKNKVKLFESLGIDFSADLPRNDTETFENVTFSDSSSSSSYTDSDSSHTDSGSGSESYSGSDTGSGSESYSGSDTGSGSESYSGSDTGSGSESYSGSDIVSGSGSNTGTYSETDSGTGSESNTSINTAEKQARKCVN, from the exons ATGATCACCGACAGTTTGTTGGTGTTCGATTCAGATGGAGAACAATGCACCTATAACGGCTACGATTACAACACACTCCATTCTATGTCCAAACATGAAGACTACAGGGA GTTTGTGGACACTAGTTTGGTTGGAGATCTCGGTAATTCGCCCCTTGGATACAAAGTAATAGTAATAATCCCAGCAATCACTAATTATGCTTGTTTGAATCCGGAAAAATCGAT TCGTTATGCCATTTCAAAGTTACACAGTGTTACTAAGAACCCATATGCATTGATTATTTGCCAAACTTGCGCTTTCTGGACTGATTCTCATGATTTTTACTTTGCAAAAACAT GGTTTGATCTTTTACCCAGAGATCACAAGCTTCAACTAAAAAAGGCctatataattcattcgGGATACACTGTTAGCACATTAATGTCCCTAGGATCACCATTAAATGGGAATGCTAGcgataaaatcatttttttggACAAATTATCGGATGCTTTACTGCAGTTGGACATTAAGACAAAGGATAACATAAG ATATTTCCCCTACGTTGTGCAGAGATATGAAGAAATTATAATGGGCTTAGAGACACCGGTTACTGTCTTCGGTTCAGACTTTAATAGCCTATGCGTTCGATTTGGGAAGCCATTTAAGGGGTTAAGTAGAATCCCTCCATTTTTATCTAagttgataaaattgttggaGTCTCAACCTTGTGTTACAATGAagcaattatttgatatacaaTCTGATGCACCCACGCTCTACGGTTTTATTGGAGACATTGAGAGTCAAGGGGAGAGGGTACTAACCCCTACGAATATACCGGCACTGGTTTACTCTTTTAGGCTATTGTTAGATTCCCAATATGGAGGTATAATGGGTCCTTCAAGTTATCACAAACTCAAGCTTTTAGGCGAAAACCCCAGTGATGAGTTTTTGGAAAACTCGATCAagaatttgatatcatcCCAGAGCATCGACCACATGAGCTGCGTTTATCTTATCATATTGCTGTTTGAGAATTTGCTCAAATACTCCAAGACAAACGAGTTAACACTGAATTATTTGGGGGAGTTATTTGGTGGAAGTTTTTTTCGCCCACATACCCCTGACCCCTGTTGttcaaaatacataaaaacaGCCACTAGGGCCATTACTATGATGGTGAAGAACAAAGTAAAGCTTTTTGAAAGCCTGGGAATCGATTTTAGTGCCGATTTACCGCGGAATGACACGGAAActtttgaaaatgtaaCATTTAGCGACTCGTcgtcatcatcatcataCACTGATAGTGATTCATCTCACACGGATTCCGGATCTGGTTCTGAATCTTACAGTGGATCTGATACAGGTTCTGGTTCTGAATCTTACAGTGGATCTGATACAGGTTCTGGTTCTGAATCTTACAGTGGATCTGATACAGGTTCTGGTTCTGAATCTTATAGTGGATCTGATATAGTTTCTGGTTCTGGATCCAATACGGGCACATATAGTGAAACCGATTCTGGAACAGGTTCAGAAAGCAACACTAGTATTAACACGGCAGAAAAACAAGCGCGCAAgtgtgtaaattaa
- a CDS encoding lipoate-protein ligase 2 (LipL2) (overlaps_old_locusTagID:BBM_II03595): MYKHLNKLFAHLKVHNINIGNFIITYGSTNTIKKNQSEFLNFQWIYFNLCGLDIESQIQLERLSYRFLNSQAQDDLDRAGLIFYNNLTIMSGLPVIVFGLSGKESVDIKEDQLRNMDKKFRCIRRFTGGGTVVVDNNSLFVSIIAPHQIGTFKSHGQLSGWCYNLLFKPNDVLADGRELDGDFVVKNGNCYKKFGGNAMAMSKNYFVHHSCLLWNFTDSINLLNTPIKQPNYRNNRNHLDFLQPLSFKTNLSSDQFLESLIENCKTNNS; encoded by the coding sequence ATGTATAAACATCTGAACAAACTTTTTGCACATTTGAAAGTCCACAACATAAATATTGGCAACTTCATTATTACATACGGTTCCACCAATACCatcaaaaaaaatcaaagcgaatttttgaatttccAGTGGATATATTTCAACTTATGTGGCCTAGATATAGAATCACAGATACAACTAGAACGATTAAGCTACAGATTTTTGAACTCCCAGGCTCAAGATGATCTAGATAGGGCTGGcttgatattttataataatttgactATAATGAGTGGATTGCCAGTGATTGTATTTGGCCTTAGTGGTAAAGAATCTGTTGACATAAAGGAAGATCAACTAAGGAATATGGACAAAAAATTTAGGTGCATAAGAAGATTTACAGGAGGGGGAACAGTAGTGGTTGACAATAATAGCTTGTTTGTAAGTATAATTGCTCCACATCAAATTGGCACTTTCAAATCGCACGGACAACTATCTGGTTGGTgttacaatttattatttaaaccAAATGATGTATTGGCTGATGGACGTGAATTGGACGGAGATTTTGTCGTAAAAAATGGCAACTGCTATAAAAAATTCGGCGGAAATGCTATGGCGATGTCAAAAAACTATTTTGTACACCATTCATGCTTACTGTGGAACTTCACAGACTCGATAAATTTACTAAATACGCCAATTAAACAACCCAATTATCGCAACAACCGTAATCATTTGGACTTCTTGCAGCCTCTATCATTCAAAACCAACCTATCATCTGATCAATTCCTCGAGTCATTAATTGAAAACTGCAAGACTAATAATAGCTAA
- a CDS encoding hypothetical protein (overlaps_old_locusTagID:BBM_II03590;~overlaps_old_locusTagID:BBM_II03595), translated as MARNNLCVAGISGVKMDEKDNFMVNYAKSDLWYKEDIKEAHCQVLSQQYDNLALSNDESTTTKCESTCNDYSLPSLSSIESFISGQLESMTKPPSLQPLIQPPKIINSFCNRSVNSSAETTTLVTSVSINHDTPNVTVTDDYTNTSLKKTASACTEDPCDFGNRVKLLGALDVIVSICQPWGSQPHSTDYLYHFNQISTTSERILLEKYHHILSPVMDIENLPDGRSSPFYDRVSDGDFFKIIYQLHCLRHYKPFKHSEFTEILSDTVSKLENNRTDTAETRLEDIDGECLCFDGERDDYIISSVVAVEMDYISNDKSGDEIVNVDLVKEEVDFKPKAEKAYRQNYRRCYLDEVETLEHRTRNSTRIDYKDMLNNSSGGYFLKRKHKSEAEEIKRAPDRRTLKSKSTNYEDSSVVVKKNKVSPKPPAPKQDTWWLGSSSRNLHVVSASVSYDKKQQRFMAQWKTKEGTKHSKSFYAKRYKTPTQAKHHAELYKQYILHLRNRCKGAGIPNTIPEPTFEQLMMGKLVDGFVPDMVHLTKCEDDLATVSTCSDEAEDTILIDPSA; from the coding sequence ATGGCCCGAAATAATTTGTGCGTCGCCGGAATTAGCGGTGTAAAAATGGATGAGAAGGATAATTTCATGGTAAACTATGCCAAAAGCGATCTTTGGTATAAAGAAGATATAAAGGAGGCCCATTGTCAAGTTTTATCGCAACAATATGACAATCTTGCGCTGTCAAATGATGAAAGTACGACTACAAAGTGTGAATCAACCTGTAACGATTACTCACTGCCCAGTCTGTCATCAATAGAATCGTTTATTTCGGGTCAACTAGAATCTATGACCAAACCTCCATCATTACAACCCTTAATCCAGCCACCAAAAATCATAAATAGTTTTTGTAATCGCTCTGTCAACTCCTCGGCTGAGACAACTACACTTGTAACATCCGTTTCAATCAATCATGATACTCCCAATGTTACTGTCACGGATGATTATACCAATACATCGCTGAAAAAAACGGCCAGCGCTTGTACGGAAGATCCTTGTGACTTTGGCAATAGAGTTAAATTATTGGGGGCCCTCGATGTTATAGTGTCTATTTGCCAGCCTTGGGGCTCGCAGCCACATAGCACGGACTATTTGTACcattttaatcaaataaGCACTACATCTGAACGCATCTTGTTGGAAAAGTATCACCATATATTGAGTCCAGTCATGGATATCGAAAATTTACCAGATGGGCGATCTAGTCCCTTTTATGATCGTGTGAGTGACGGTGATTTCTTCAAGATTATCTATCAACTTCATTGTTTGCGCCACTATAAGCCCTTCAAACACTCAGAATTTACGGAAATTCTTAGTGACACTGTAAGTAAACTTGAAAATAACCGTACAGATACGGCAGAGACTCGGTTGGAAGATATTGATGGCGAATGTCTCTGTTTCGATGGTGAACGCGATGATTACATCATTTCCTCAGTAGTAGCCGTTGAAATGGATTACATATCGAATGATAAGAGTGGAGATGAGATTGTCAATGTGGACCTAGTCAAGGAGGAAGTTGATTTTAAACCTAAAGCTGAAAAGGCTTATCGCCAAAACTACAGGAGATGTTATCTTGATGAGGTGGAGACGCTGGAGCATAGGACTAGGAATTCCACCAGAATTGACTACAAGGATATGCTCAATAATTCCAGTGGTGGTTATTTCCTCAAGCGCAAACACAAGAGTGAAGCAGAGGAAATCAAGCGAGCTCCTGATCGTAGAACGCTAAAAAGCAAATCCACAAACTATGAGGATTCTAGTGTAGTTGTGAAGAAGAACAAGGTGTCACCAAAGCCTCCTGCGCCAAAGCAAGATACATGGTGGCTCGGTTCGTCTAGCCGCAACCTACATGTGGTTTCGGCTAGTGTCTCTTATGATAAGAAACAGCAGCGTTTCATGGCACAATGGAAGACAAAGGAGGGCACCAAACACTCTAAAAGTTTTTATGCGAAAAGATATAAAACGCCTACTCAAGCCAAACATCATGCTGAGTTGTATAagcaatatatattacaccTGAGGAATCGCTGCAAGGGTGCAGGTATACCTAACACAATCCCTGAGCCAACATTTGAGCAGCTAATGATGGGAAAATTAGTGGATGGATTCGTTCCAGACATGGTACATTTGACTAAATGCGAAGATGATTTAGCCACAGTTTCTACTTGTTCCGATGAGGCTGAAGATACCATCCTGATTGATCCGTCCGCATAG
- a CDS encoding conserved membrane protein, unknown function (overlaps_old_locusTagID:BBM_II03570), producing MRITQMLNCIAIAYVPYIIFYSKGGVEDIPEHSALTALGFGFYVLSQFTKICLIASGIFDLLGLYMLNEALITSLTNSIDFYYIHYAITTRSLIRSERNLRTLPIGAGWALAEIIINYIVSFIAGFRDKSFKLRYYFNAFEANSKILYNFVSSFLVIHYVRASSKPFTSMPLLVGAILTHFFFVPYFKRNIPVGTNDVTTAEWISLVFSAASDVTIAFFIKYLDRLYEREKKL from the exons ATGAGGATAACTCAGATGCTAAATTGCATTGCAATAGCCTATGTCCCATACATAATCTTCTATTCAAAAGGCGGGGT TGAAGACATTCCTGAACACTCTGCACTGACGGCGTTGGGTTTTGGATTTTACGTCCTGTCGCAATTCACCAAA atttgTCTAATTGCATCTGGAATATTTGATTTGCTGGGCCTTTACATGCTTAACGAAGCGTTAATAACCAGCCTTACAAACTCTATTGACTTCTACTACATTCACTACGCCATAACCACTAG GAGCTTAATCAGATCCGAACGAAATTTGAGAACACTTCCCATAGGGGCAGGCTGGGCCTTAGCtgaaatcatcattaattatatagtttCATTTATCGCGGGGTTTAGGGACAAGAGCTTCAAATTGAGATACTACTTCAACGCATTTGAGGCTAATAGCAAAATTCTATACAATTTTGTCTCCTCGTTCCTAGTTATACACTATGTTAGAGCTTCGTCCAAGCCCTTTACATCAATGCCGCTTCTTGTAGGGGCCATTCTGACCCATTTCTTTTTTGTGCCATATTTTAAAAG AAACATTCCAGTGGGAACAAATGATGTCACCACTGCAGAATGGATTTCTCTCGTCTTTTCCGCAGCGTCAGATGTCACTATCGCTTTTTTCATAAAGTATCTAGACCGTCTTTATGAACGGGAAAAGAAACTCTAA
- a CDS encoding cyclin-dependent kinase regulatory subunit CKS1 (overlaps_old_locusTagID:BBM_II03600), whose translation MGTDFLPIEDERRITNRLSISYHRKYYPSLNLHQYRGFWSRIDDLGIVFDLKNIKLRELQDSLQCRRRTAFVKPEELDNFEIITTPIKDYAYKTTKYGEVYYSPRYQDDKYIYRYVLLSRRVKKEAYRLSKMQPSSLLTDEQIVRHLGIDLSPGWEHFMIYRNKLDELILRRPRNK comes from the coding sequence ATGGGCACCGATTTCTTGCCCATTGAGGATGAGCGACGTATAACTAATAGGTTATCCATCTCTTACCATCGTAAGTACTACCCCTCGCTCAATTTACACCAGTACAGAGGATTTTGGTCCAGAATAGACGATTTAGGCATTGTATTTGACTTGaaaaacataaaattacGAGAGTTACAAGATTCATTACAATGTAGGCGCCGTACTGCGTTTGTGAAACCAGAAGAGTTGGATAACTTTGAAATCATCACTACGCCCATAAAGGATTATGCCTATAAAACCACTAAATATGGCGAAGTGTACTACTCTCCTCGGTACCAAGACgacaaatatatttatcgCTACGTGCTCTTGTCACGGAGAGTTAAAAAAGAGGCTTATCGCCTGTCGAAGATGCAGCCTTCGAGCCTATTAACAGATGAGCAAATCGTCCGCCATCTGGGTATCGATTTGTCTCCAGGCTGGGAGCACTTCATGATTTACCGCAATAAACTGGACGAACTTATACTCCGTAGACCTAGGAACAAATAA
- a CDS encoding conserved Plasmodium protein, unknown function (overlaps_old_locusTagID:BBM_II03580;~overlaps_old_locusTagID:BBM_II03585) produces MLDTIPDYTFAKAFVSVLDPKTHNNYCGITNNFPVNYNSTRITDDIESTSYAKGYDEIYLVRATGDAFIGGLAGRFLKGNVILYNKRGQRIHQSISNIITAKLSYINHDSTSHTSSLEAADDMQDINADDCYVSVKLLTNGLFEVSYIPHKSGLYNLHVLCNGKHIENSPFDVKILHGPAYGPNCFIEALEYHSHTQYNGLLIHAVDSEDNRIEIGGDNFDIVPIGNVKIISTRDLSNGDYLVTYSVSNFYVYEKCQIQVKLNGLEIKNSPFSLNQLIHTPQKDFVKHISKEYQMLLQLKNCLENKKRIQLEHAELSQQIQKVRDDCNMTYVALNKKIVYNLPVNLKLEDLDKRKIEQQDMMKEYIKKHAELAQRAEKIDQDTQRLVELEREIIDTLRDKFKQLKETNRKYILSHKIMENELIRKTMERRKSSNKNSSEYSNSCSDIRDSRNEYYYSDNLGCVPGFYHSGKQNKNTFKICETKPDNPHSPAFWLVEGRFLHKIA; encoded by the exons ATGTTGGATACGATTCCTGACTACACATTTGCTAAAGCTTTCG tatCTGTATTGGACCCCAAAACACACAATAACTACTGTGGTATCACTAACAACTTTCCTGTCAATTACAATTCCACTCGAATAACAGAT GATATAGAATCTACCAGCTACGCTAAGGGTTatgatgaaatatatttggttAGAGCTACGGGGGATGCTTTTATTGGAGGGTTGGCGGGAAGATTCTTAAAA GGCAATGTCATATTGTACAACAAACGCGGACAAAGGATTCACCAGTCAATAAGTAACATTATTACAgctaaattatcatatattaatCATGATTCGACATCCCATACATCTTCATTAGAGGCTGCTGATGATATGCAAGACATCAACGCTGATGATTGTTATGTATCAGTTAAACTACTAACAAACGGTTTATTTGAG GTTTCTTACATCCCTCACAAATCTGGATTATATAATCTGCACGTCCTATGCAATGGAAAGCATATTGAAA ATTCCCCATttgatgttaaaattttgcatgGACCAGCATACGGGCCGAATTGTTTCATTGAAG CATTAGAATACCACTCCCACACTCAATATAat GGATTATTGATACATGCGGTGGATTCGGAAGACAACAGAATTGAGAT aGGCGGTGATAATTTCGATATTGTACCCATTGGGaatgtaaaaatcatttctaCCCGTGATCTGTCAAATGGAGAT taCTTGGTCACATATAGCgtgtcaaatttttatgtatatgAAAAGTGTCAAATACAAG TCAAATTGAATGGGTTggaaattaaaaattcgCCATTTTCTCTAAATCAACTCATCCATACGCCTCAGAAAGAC TTTGTCAAACACATATCTAAAGAGTACCAAATGTTACTGCAACTGAAGAATTGCTTGGAAAACAAAAAAAGAATTCAATTAGAACATGCTGAATTGAGTCAACAAATACAGAAA GTCCGTGATGATTGCAACATGACGTATGTTGCTTTGAACAAGAAGATAGTGTACAATTTGCCGGTGAACCTCAAGTTGGAGGATTTGGATAAAAGGAAGATTGAACAGCAGGATATGATGAAAGAATATATAAAGAAGCATGCAGAATTGGCGCAAAGGGCCGAGAAGATTGATCAGGATACGCAACGGTTAGTTGAGTTAGAGAGGGAGATAATTGATACCCTTAGGGATAAATTTAAGCAATTGAAAGAGACAAACAGGaaatacatattatcaCACAAAATAATGGagaatgaattaattagaAAGACAATGGAAAG AAGGAAGAGCAGTAACAAGAATAGTAGTGAGTATTCGAATAGTTGCAGTGACATTAGAGACTCGAGAAATGAGTATTATTACAGTGATAATTTGGGCTGTGTGCCTGGGTTTTACCATTCTGGGAAGCAAAATAAAAACACCTTCAAAATTTGCGAAACAAAACCTGACAACCCACATTCCCCTGCCTTTTGGCTTGTGGAAGGGAGATTCCTTCACAAAATCGCCTAG
- a CDS encoding polyadenylate-binding protein 2 (overlaps_old_locusTagID:BBM_II03605), giving the protein MDESVYDNLDDEFDELQRLQNETLDSTDRTNDTSQDDVDRRSVYVGNVEYSATPQNLQEYFKSCGQINRITIMVDKWTGHPKGYAYIEFAQEESVENALLLNETLFKERLIKVTSKRKNIPGMSRSKPPGRGRGRGFFRPHYKSRGRQNKPYGSRSYGKPY; this is encoded by the exons ATGGATGAAAGCGTATACGACAACTTGGACGATGAGTTCGATGAATTACAGCGGCTACAAAATGAAACGCTTGATTCCACAGATCGAACCAATGACACAAGTCAGGACGATGTAGATCGTAGATCAGTATACGTTGGCAAT GTTGAATACTCAGCTACGCCTCAGAATCTACAGGAATACTTCAAGTCATGCGGTCAAATCAATCGCATCACCATTATGGTTGACAAGTGGACTGGGCACCCCAAAGG GTATGCTTACATCGAATTTGCCCAGGAAGAATCTGTTGAAAATGCATTACTACTAAATGAAACACTATTTAAGGAAAGACTGATAAAG GTCACTAGCAAGAGGAAAAATATACCGGGGATGTCAAGGTCTAAGCCTCCTGGTAGGGGGAGGGGAAGGGGATTTTTTAGGCCTCATTACAAAAGCAG GGGGAGACAAAACAAGCCCTATGGGTCTAGGTCATATGGCAAACCCTACTAA